The following coding sequences are from one Methanosarcina sp. WWM596 window:
- a CDS encoding methanogenesis marker 17 protein, whose translation MESLEIFIVKSAIDSEQEFYRKIIEDNLASLKLAPAIGRIKVVLRPEDSLFQMAIILRDVGTRVTVIDIADVEAKPLASEIMISIKKEQYIPELLGKLWERYGKANIRQPDRWTVAITTDKPAEEAAFLKEMMVADPRHRLHENLVDFAIRATPEGFRVRYHLYKGNRFVFVASEEALKQEWIEEAGTMLNELMEGGKN comes from the coding sequence ATGGAATCGTTAGAGATCTTTATTGTCAAGTCTGCGATTGATTCGGAGCAGGAGTTTTACAGGAAGATTATCGAGGACAACCTTGCAAGTCTCAAGCTTGCTCCTGCAATAGGAAGGATCAAGGTAGTGCTGAGACCTGAAGATTCTCTCTTCCAGATGGCAATCATTCTCAGGGATGTTGGCACCAGGGTTACGGTAATCGATATTGCTGACGTGGAAGCAAAACCTCTCGCCAGTGAAATAATGATTTCGATCAAAAAAGAGCAGTACATTCCGGAACTGCTTGGGAAACTCTGGGAGCGCTACGGGAAGGCGAATATCCGCCAGCCGGACCGCTGGACTGTAGCTATAACCACAGATAAACCAGCAGAAGAGGCGGCTTTTCTTAAAGAAATGATGGTTGCAGACCCGAGGCACAGGCTTCATGAAAACCTTGTAGATTTTGCGATTCGTGCCACTCCCGAGGGGTTCAGGGTTCGCTACCATCTATATAAAGGTAATCGCTTTGTTTTTGTGGCATCTGAGGAAGCATTGAAACAGGAGTGGATTGAAGAAGCAGGAACAATGCTTAACGAACTGATGGAAGGAGGGAAGAATTAA
- a CDS encoding methanogenesis marker 7 protein — MVVLLPYLYTGGVHKHGLLIELMEDLGGYIIQKVVTGVEVNLIMLIPEKDIDLVKQLSAELLGVLLEAPLTGVEIAVVSPTLASHHLPHSACDIAEYLRHPGANTNMIGLARGMGRRVSLSMDYERKLINEHDIAVFTFGSFSDCITKKKPKLFEGIEIPIVVTGGPTELKTEDVPGADLYIGNIGRVSHRLRRTEEINALENLNEGVSKIASEIRQQQAKDPLAVLPARVMKEIENQVPEIHRVLSPAPLTLQLDGIRVKLPYDEYHEKIEKLEFDEGVILSELANISRSKMKNYILIKIKSKSDVGFAI; from the coding sequence ATGGTTGTACTCCTACCCTATCTTTACACCGGTGGGGTTCATAAACACGGGCTTTTAATCGAACTAATGGAAGACCTCGGAGGCTACATAATTCAGAAAGTAGTTACCGGGGTCGAAGTCAATCTTATAATGCTTATCCCTGAAAAAGATATTGATCTTGTAAAACAGCTCTCAGCCGAACTGCTCGGGGTTCTGTTGGAAGCTCCTCTTACAGGGGTAGAGATTGCAGTTGTCTCTCCCACTCTTGCCTCACACCACCTCCCACATTCGGCTTGCGATATAGCAGAATACCTCCGCCATCCTGGAGCCAATACAAATATGATCGGGCTTGCAAGGGGAATGGGTCGCAGGGTCTCCCTGTCTATGGACTATGAAAGAAAGCTTATCAACGAGCATGATATTGCGGTTTTTACCTTTGGGTCTTTCAGTGATTGTATTACAAAAAAGAAGCCGAAACTCTTTGAAGGCATTGAGATCCCTATTGTGGTTACAGGAGGGCCTACTGAACTGAAAACCGAAGATGTCCCCGGGGCAGACCTCTACATTGGAAATATCGGAAGGGTTTCTCACAGATTAAGAAGAACAGAAGAGATTAATGCCCTCGAAAACCTGAATGAAGGGGTTTCAAAGATCGCTTCTGAGATTCGCCAGCAGCAGGCAAAAGACCCCCTTGCAGTGCTTCCTGCACGAGTCATGAAGGAGATCGAAAACCAGGTTCCGGAAATCCACAGGGTGCTCTCTCCTGCCCCTCTCACTCTTCAGCTTGACGGGATCAGGGTCAAACTGCCATACGATGAATACCATGAGAAAATTGAAAAGCTGGAGTTTGATGAAGGGGTCATCCTTTCCGAGCTTGCAAATATTTCCAGATCAAAAATGAAAAATTATATATTGATAAAAATCAAATCTAAGTCTGACGTTGGTTTTGCAATTTGA
- a CDS encoding carboxymuconolactone decarboxylase family protein, translating into MELEDIVEILKNDPEKVIPELLEDVRKQYGEVPYIMNFMKDLPELFIPKTLYDNSIMREFKNLDPESVELISIGVASALRCEHCLKMHIRIAKRKEIPKEKIFSAIMIGASLSNAAVLAESTRALASEFPGDDDENEENEQCCDPDCEVCNIAGANIK; encoded by the coding sequence ATGGAACTTGAGGATATTGTAGAAATTTTAAAAAATGATCCCGAGAAGGTCATTCCGGAACTCCTCGAGGATGTCCGGAAGCAGTATGGGGAAGTTCCTTACATTATGAATTTTATGAAAGACCTCCCTGAGCTCTTCATCCCAAAAACTCTTTATGATAATTCCATCATGCGAGAGTTCAAAAATCTCGACCCGGAATCTGTAGAGCTTATTTCAATAGGTGTGGCTTCTGCCCTCCGCTGCGAGCATTGCCTGAAAATGCATATAAGAATCGCAAAAAGAAAAGAAATCCCAAAAGAAAAAATATTTTCTGCAATAATGATAGGGGCATCCCTGTCCAACGCTGCAGTACTTGCAGAAAGTACAAGGGCTCTTGCCTCCGAATTCCCTGGTGATGACGACGAAAACGAAGAAAATGAACAATGCTGCGATCCTGATTGCGAAGTATGCAATATCGCAGGAGCTAATATTAAGTAA
- a CDS encoding matrixin family metalloprotease, with amino-acid sequence MVLVLPAVLPVSGASSEKILEKPWNHSPITVYVDDKNIPPHYSPTYYEQIEKALEYWEEGGNGNLEYSPVFEIVDSEDADIKIMWVENLENVAGAPSGVAGYAKPSISGDRFVEVDIVLEVGNYQGRGWRQYGDATMLTIAKHELGHALGLGHSNDRGDIMYPEYELRDNVNPILLSKYGTLLRAAGFIALAILLFLGVSWQYSRKKRKKLEDKYFK; translated from the coding sequence ATGGTATTGGTTTTACCTGCTGTTTTACCAGTATCCGGGGCTAGTTCAGAGAAGATTCTCGAGAAACCTTGGAATCATTCTCCTATCACAGTGTACGTAGACGACAAAAATATACCGCCCCATTATAGCCCTACATACTATGAACAAATAGAAAAGGCTCTTGAATACTGGGAAGAAGGAGGAAACGGTAACCTCGAATACAGCCCTGTTTTTGAGATTGTTGACTCCGAAGACGCTGACATAAAAATAATGTGGGTGGAAAACCTGGAGAACGTTGCAGGTGCTCCTTCGGGTGTAGCAGGCTATGCAAAACCCAGTATCTCTGGAGACCGTTTCGTTGAAGTGGATATAGTCCTTGAGGTTGGAAACTATCAGGGCAGGGGCTGGCGGCAGTATGGCGACGCAACCATGCTCACCATTGCAAAGCATGAGCTCGGGCATGCTCTTGGCCTCGGGCACAGCAATGATCGGGGAGATATAATGTATCCTGAGTACGAACTCAGGGATAATGTGAACCCCATTCTTTTGAGCAAATATGGAACTCTGCTGCGTGCGGCAGGTTTTATAGCTCTTGCAATTCTCCTGTTCCTTGGTGTAAGCTGGCAGTACAGCCGGAAAAAAAGAAAAAAACTTGAAGATAAGTACTTCAAATGA
- a CDS encoding NUDIX domain-containing protein has protein sequence MNLEKPYIISVYALVRNEKGEFLLLMRSENSHTNPGKWDLPGGKVNPEESLKEAVIREVWEETGISIVPGEIAGEVTFELPRKKVIAIVFNGGYVVADVKLSYEHMEYAWTSLESILEMETLPAYFRDFFKRFALENKKPYKPPV, from the coding sequence ATGAATCTGGAGAAACCTTACATCATTTCTGTATATGCCCTTGTCCGGAACGAAAAAGGAGAATTCCTGCTGCTCATGCGCTCGGAAAACTCCCATACCAACCCTGGGAAATGGGATCTTCCAGGCGGGAAGGTGAACCCGGAAGAGTCGCTTAAAGAGGCAGTTATACGTGAGGTCTGGGAGGAAACGGGAATTTCAATCGTTCCAGGGGAAATTGCAGGGGAAGTAACCTTTGAACTTCCGAGAAAAAAGGTTATTGCTATTGTATTTAATGGGGGGTATGTTGTCGCTGACGTTAAATTAAGCTATGAACACATGGAATATGCCTGGACTTCCCTTGAAAGTATTCTTGAAATGGAGACACTTCCTGCATATTTCAGGGATTTTTTCAAAAGGTTTGCCCTCGAAAACAAAAAACCTTACAAGCCTCCAGTTTGA
- a CDS encoding aldehyde ferredoxin oxidoreductase family protein produces MAGWTGKTVYVDLSSEAVTVTGTDERLIQMYLGGRGLGVKLLFELSDPDIDPLSPENPLIFTIGPLTGIAPMASGTVLTSKSPLTGTVFSWNTGGGFGRELKKAGIDALVLAGKAKQPSFVEVRGDEIKIVQASQLWGKGTDACTEALKSKGNVACIGRAGENEVLISSFVIDSIHSGRGGLGAVAGSKLLKAVVVKGEKECLPASPEKFKELETKMLKLFEANPVLSKGLANYGTPAFVKLLDYMGLIPCKNFSGREITFADLFSGEYIKTSFELEKESCSACPLGCKRRIKKTGQVLPDYDSLWAFGFNLENQVFDSVLLADRICKDYGLDPISAGSVLGACAELQSRKMNVRELETLLAGIGEGSEPGKGSRKYLLTRDRKYLSMDVKGLELGGFDPRGIRGQALAYATSCHGGDYLTAFMVGPEVLGKPLLLDRFSLKGKAGILQVFENLTAVLDSLVFCPFSIFAINEELCSALLHSGAGIDVSPAELLKAGERIWNLERIYNLRAGFTRKDDTLPERLFETGSEERGDGIPRQEFEAALQDYYRYRGWNKEGVPSQGKLRELGLG; encoded by the coding sequence ATGGCTGGCTGGACAGGAAAAACAGTATATGTAGACCTTAGCTCCGAAGCAGTTACCGTCACCGGTACCGATGAAAGATTAATCCAAATGTACCTGGGCGGCAGAGGACTTGGAGTTAAGTTACTTTTCGAGCTTTCAGATCCTGATATTGACCCTCTTAGCCCCGAAAACCCCCTGATTTTCACTATCGGGCCGCTTACAGGCATTGCCCCCATGGCTTCAGGGACAGTCCTTACTTCGAAATCTCCTCTCACAGGCACCGTATTCAGCTGGAACACAGGTGGGGGCTTTGGGCGAGAACTGAAAAAAGCTGGAATCGATGCCCTGGTTCTTGCTGGAAAGGCAAAACAACCTTCCTTTGTGGAAGTAAGGGGAGATGAGATTAAAATTGTGCAGGCAAGCCAGCTCTGGGGAAAAGGTACTGACGCATGCACCGAGGCCCTGAAAAGTAAAGGAAACGTAGCTTGCATAGGCAGGGCAGGAGAAAATGAAGTTCTTATTTCTTCTTTCGTCATTGATTCCATCCACAGCGGAAGGGGGGGGCTGGGAGCGGTTGCGGGCTCAAAGTTGCTGAAGGCAGTGGTTGTAAAAGGGGAAAAAGAGTGTTTACCAGCCAGTCCTGAAAAGTTCAAAGAACTTGAAACAAAAATGCTAAAGCTTTTTGAAGCCAATCCCGTGCTCTCCAAAGGGCTTGCAAATTATGGTACGCCTGCATTTGTAAAGCTTCTGGATTATATGGGACTCATTCCATGCAAAAACTTTTCCGGAAGGGAAATTACTTTTGCGGACCTGTTTTCAGGGGAGTATATCAAAACCAGCTTCGAGCTTGAGAAAGAAAGCTGCTCTGCCTGTCCTCTGGGCTGTAAACGAAGGATTAAAAAAACCGGGCAGGTTCTTCCTGACTACGATTCCCTCTGGGCTTTCGGGTTCAACCTTGAAAATCAGGTATTTGATTCGGTGCTCCTGGCAGACAGAATCTGCAAGGATTACGGGCTTGACCCCATTTCTGCAGGTTCCGTGCTTGGCGCCTGTGCAGAACTCCAATCCAGGAAAATGAATGTCAGGGAACTTGAAACCCTGCTTGCAGGAATCGGAGAAGGAAGCGAACCCGGAAAAGGCTCCAGAAAGTACCTCTTGACCCGGGATAGGAAATACCTCAGTATGGATGTAAAGGGTCTAGAACTCGGAGGTTTTGATCCCCGGGGGATTAGAGGACAGGCCCTTGCTTACGCGACTTCCTGTCACGGAGGAGATTACCTCACAGCCTTTATGGTCGGGCCCGAAGTACTTGGAAAGCCTCTGCTCCTTGATCGTTTCAGCCTCAAAGGAAAAGCTGGAATTCTGCAGGTATTTGAAAACTTGACTGCTGTGCTGGATTCTCTTGTGTTCTGTCCGTTTTCGATTTTTGCCATCAATGAGGAACTCTGTTCAGCTCTTCTACATTCGGGGGCCGGGATAGACGTATCTCCTGCGGAACTCCTGAAAGCAGGAGAAAGAATCTGGAATCTGGAGAGGATTTATAATTTGAGAGCGGGGTTTACACGGAAAGATGATACTCTTCCGGAAAGGTTGTTTGAAACCGGCAGCGAAGAAAGAGGAGATGGGATTCCCAGGCAGGAGTTTGAAGCTGCTCTTCAGGATTATTACCGTTATCGTGGCTGGAATAAGGAAGGAGTACCCTCTCAGGGAAAACTGAGAGAACTTGGACTTGGATGA
- a CDS encoding translation initiation factor IF-5A: MKQQVEVKELKEGKYMIVDDEACVIKSITKSKPGKHGSAKARIETIGLFDGQKRSYIGSVANKVYIPIVERKNAQVISIVGEIAQLMDLGDFSTFEIIIPEEYKDKVKEGEEISYITALGKVKLDIRT, translated from the coding sequence ATGAAACAGCAGGTTGAAGTTAAGGAGTTAAAAGAAGGGAAGTACATGATCGTCGACGACGAAGCATGCGTTATAAAGAGCATTACAAAATCCAAACCCGGGAAACATGGATCTGCAAAGGCAAGAATAGAGACAATTGGCCTATTTGACGGTCAGAAGCGCTCCTATATCGGCTCTGTTGCAAACAAAGTATATATCCCGATTGTGGAACGGAAGAATGCACAGGTAATCTCAATCGTCGGCGAAATCGCTCAGCTCATGGATCTGGGGGATTTCTCAACATTTGAGATTATAATCCCTGAGGAATACAAGGATAAAGTAAAAGAGGGCGAGGAAATTTCTTATATCACAGCTCTTGGAAAAGTCAAACTCGATATAAGGACATAA
- the speB gene encoding agmatinase — protein MFLPTSFIDALADYESARYVIFGVPFDNTSSYRAGSRWAPDAMRQVSANFESYNHTFDIDLVDLPIYDAGNLETSASVDETLWDLYENVKGLLNDGKLPIMLGGEHSLTYSTVKACAEFAGDDFGVLVLDAHFDLRQEYRGFKHNHACVSRNILDQVTENLVSIGIRSGPEEEWVFARENSLKYYTADDVESMGMVEVLKEAIEWLDCSQLYLSLDMDAIDPAYAPGLGTPEPFGLSARDVRTAIRTLAPFSMAFDIVEIAPEYDSGQTAMLGAKLMREFIASHAKSCIKL, from the coding sequence ATGTTTTTACCCACTTCCTTTATAGATGCCCTTGCAGACTATGAGTCTGCACGTTATGTTATTTTCGGTGTACCCTTTGACAACACCTCCTCGTATCGCGCAGGCAGCCGTTGGGCTCCGGATGCGATGAGGCAGGTCTCTGCAAATTTTGAAAGTTATAACCATACTTTTGACATTGACCTTGTGGATCTTCCTATTTATGATGCCGGGAACCTGGAAACTTCAGCTTCAGTTGACGAGACCCTGTGGGATCTTTACGAAAATGTAAAGGGTTTACTGAATGACGGAAAGCTTCCAATTATGCTTGGAGGAGAACATTCTCTGACTTATTCTACGGTTAAAGCGTGTGCCGAGTTTGCAGGAGATGATTTCGGAGTTCTTGTCCTTGATGCCCACTTTGACCTCAGGCAGGAGTACAGGGGGTTCAAGCATAACCATGCATGTGTATCCAGGAATATTCTCGATCAGGTCACGGAGAATCTTGTTTCCATAGGCATAAGGAGCGGCCCGGAAGAAGAATGGGTTTTTGCCAGGGAAAATAGCCTGAAATACTACACGGCAGATGATGTTGAATCCATGGGGATGGTCGAAGTCCTCAAAGAAGCAATCGAATGGCTGGATTGCAGCCAGCTCTACCTTTCCCTTGACATGGATGCAATAGACCCTGCTTACGCTCCTGGTCTAGGCACACCTGAGCCTTTTGGCCTCAGTGCCCGGGATGTCAGAACTGCAATAAGGACTCTTGCTCCTTTCTCAATGGCTTTTGACATTGTTGAAATTGCTCCTGAATATGATTCCGGACAGACAGCCATGCTTGGAGCAAAACTCATGAGGGAGTTCATTGCCTCCCATGCAAAAAGTTGCATCAAACTATAA